In one window of Pseudomonas sp. IAC-BECa141 DNA:
- the msrA gene encoding peptide-methionine (S)-S-oxide reductase MsrA: MVLRSEILVNKNVLPTKEQALPGRETPMALPEKHFVFEDTPLLGPFFEDVDFAIFGLGCFWGAERRFWQREGVVSTVVGYAGGYTPNPTYEEVCSGLTGHAEVVLVVFDKAKVSYEELLAMFWELHNPTQGMRQGNDIGTQYRSVIYATTPEQLEAALKSKAVYQAELSKAGLGEISTEIEQAPTVYFAEAYHQQYLAKNPEGYCGIGGTGVCMPPSLAGN; this comes from the coding sequence ATGGTTCTGCGCTCGGAAATTCTGGTGAACAAAAACGTGCTACCGACTAAAGAACAAGCTCTGCCTGGCCGCGAAACTCCGATGGCCCTGCCTGAAAAACACTTTGTGTTCGAAGACACGCCGCTGCTGGGCCCGTTTTTCGAAGACGTCGACTTCGCGATTTTCGGTCTGGGTTGCTTCTGGGGTGCCGAGCGTCGCTTCTGGCAGCGCGAAGGTGTGGTCAGCACCGTGGTCGGCTACGCCGGCGGCTACACGCCGAACCCGACCTACGAAGAAGTCTGCTCGGGCCTGACCGGTCACGCTGAAGTCGTTCTGGTGGTGTTTGACAAGGCCAAGGTCAGCTACGAAGAGCTGCTGGCGATGTTCTGGGAATTGCACAACCCGACGCAGGGCATGCGCCAGGGCAATGACATCGGCACTCAGTACCGCTCGGTGATCTATGCCACCACGCCGGAGCAACTGGAAGCAGCGCTGAAGAGCAAGGCCGTATATCAGGCCGAGCTGTCGAAGGCGGGTCTGGGTGAAATCAGCACCGAGATTGAACAGGCCCCGACCGTTTACTTCGCCGAGGCCTATCACCAGCAGTATCTGGCGAAAAATCCGGAAGGCTATTGCGGGATTGGCGGCACCGGCGTTTGCATGCCTCCGAGCCTGGCGGGTAACTAA
- a CDS encoding putative bifunctional diguanylate cyclase/phosphodiesterase — protein MKSQPDAASRMVAEVVTQLPVPSRLGMLRFERLNEASWAMLFLDPNCERQFGQPAVELCALVGSPYASLMEPEARYQLHDTIQQQLGQSPHYLVRYTLHTAAGALSILELGEAYKQHNRHLLRGYLLAVDNVFDEAPALPSVDLETQNSRLQIALELNQRAQQEQLQHLERVRAQQDLILLLARQRYSSQNSLQEAAELITRCACDIYEIDCASLWNLEGQKLVPISAYHRATQEYILPEAIDVSGFPDYMEALHSSRAIDANNAMRDPRTREMAEALRPRDVNAMLDASIRVDGQVVGVLCLEQTGVTRAWQSDEIAFAGELADQFAQVINNHNRRTATSALHLFQRAVEQSANAFLLVNCDGVVEYVNPSFTAITQYTTEEVHGQRLAELPALENLSELLFDAPSALAKSNSWQGEFKSRRKNLEPYWGQLSISKVYGDNRELTHYIGIYEDITQSKLAQQRIERLAYTDNLTNLGNRPAFIRNLDERFARDSDTPISLLLVDIDNFKRINDSLGHQTGDKLLISLARRLRNSLSSSGSLARFASNEFAVLLDDTDLETGQQIASQLLMTLDKPMFVDNQLISVTGSVGLACAPLHGRDPQTLMRNAGLALHKAKANGKHQVQVFTEALNAEASYKLFVENNLRRALTQNELDVFYQPKLCLRSGRLLGMEALLRWNHPERGMIRPDQFISVAEETGLIIPIGKWIARQACRMSKALTAAGMGKLQVAINLSPKQFSDPDLVASIANILKEEALPANLLELELTEGLLLEATEDTHLQLDQLKRLGLTLAMDDFGTGYSSLSYLKKFPIDIIKIDRSFIHEIPDNQDDMEITSAVIAMAHNLKLKVVAEGIETAEQLAFLRRHRCDVGQGYLFDRPIPGGELIQALKRYPRGPLCL, from the coding sequence ATGAAGAGCCAACCCGATGCCGCCAGCCGTATGGTGGCCGAGGTAGTGACGCAGTTGCCTGTGCCCTCGCGGCTCGGCATGCTGCGTTTCGAGCGCTTGAATGAAGCCAGCTGGGCGATGCTGTTTCTCGATCCCAACTGCGAACGTCAGTTCGGCCAGCCCGCCGTCGAACTCTGCGCCCTGGTCGGCTCGCCCTACGCCAGCCTGATGGAGCCCGAAGCGCGCTATCAGCTGCATGACACGATCCAGCAGCAACTCGGCCAAAGTCCGCATTATCTGGTGCGCTACACCCTGCACACCGCCGCCGGCGCCCTGAGCATTCTTGAACTCGGTGAGGCCTACAAACAGCACAACCGTCACTTGCTGCGCGGTTACCTGCTGGCGGTCGACAACGTGTTCGACGAAGCACCAGCGCTGCCGTCCGTCGACCTGGAAACCCAGAACTCGCGCCTGCAAATCGCCCTTGAGCTCAACCAGCGTGCCCAGCAGGAGCAACTGCAGCATCTGGAGCGGGTGCGCGCCCAGCAGGATCTGATCCTGTTGCTGGCCCGCCAGCGCTACAGCAGCCAGAATTCCCTGCAAGAAGCCGCCGAACTGATCACACGCTGCGCCTGCGACATCTATGAAATCGACTGCGCCAGCCTGTGGAATCTGGAAGGCCAGAAACTGGTGCCGATCTCGGCCTACCACCGCGCCACTCAGGAATACATTCTGCCGGAGGCCATCGACGTCAGCGGCTTCCCCGATTACATGGAAGCGCTGCACAGCAGTCGCGCCATCGACGCGAACAACGCGATGCGCGACCCGCGCACCCGGGAGATGGCCGAGGCCCTGCGCCCCCGTGACGTCAACGCCATGCTCGACGCCAGCATCCGCGTCGACGGCCAGGTGGTCGGCGTGCTGTGCCTGGAGCAGACCGGCGTCACCCGCGCCTGGCAGTCCGACGAAATCGCCTTCGCCGGTGAACTGGCCGACCAGTTCGCCCAAGTCATCAACAATCACAACCGCCGCACCGCCACCAGCGCCCTGCACTTGTTCCAGCGCGCGGTCGAGCAAAGCGCCAACGCCTTTTTGCTGGTCAATTGCGACGGCGTGGTCGAGTACGTCAACCCGAGCTTCACCGCGATCACCCAGTACACCACCGAGGAAGTCCACGGCCAGCGCCTGGCGGAGCTGCCGGCCCTGGAAAACCTCAGCGAACTGTTGTTCGACGCGCCCTCGGCGCTGGCCAAGAGCAACAGCTGGCAGGGCGAATTCAAGAGCCGCCGGAAAAACCTCGAACCCTACTGGGGCCAGTTATCGATCTCCAAGGTGTACGGCGACAACCGTGAGCTGACGCATTACATCGGCATCTACGAAGACATCACCCAGTCCAAACTGGCGCAGCAGCGTATCGAACGTCTGGCGTATACCGACAACCTGACCAACCTCGGTAACCGGCCTGCATTTATCCGCAACCTGGATGAACGCTTCGCCCGGGACAGCGATACCCCGATCAGCCTGCTGCTGGTGGACATCGACAACTTCAAGCGGATCAACGATAGCCTCGGTCACCAGACCGGCGACAAACTGTTGATCAGCCTGGCCCGGCGCCTGCGCAACAGCCTGAGCTCCAGCGGCAGCCTGGCGCGGTTCGCCAGTAATGAATTCGCGGTGTTGCTCGACGACACGGACCTGGAGACCGGCCAACAGATCGCCAGCCAGCTGCTGATGACCCTCGACAAACCGATGTTCGTCGACAACCAGCTCATCAGCGTCACCGGCTCCGTGGGCCTGGCCTGCGCGCCGCTGCACGGCCGCGACCCGCAGACCCTGATGCGCAACGCCGGCCTCGCCCTGCACAAGGCCAAGGCCAACGGCAAACATCAGGTGCAGGTGTTCACCGAAGCGCTGAACGCCGAAGCCAGTTACAAACTGTTCGTCGAGAACAACCTGCGCCGCGCCCTGACCCAGAACGAGCTGGACGTGTTCTATCAACCCAAGCTGTGCCTGCGCAGCGGTCGGTTGCTGGGCATGGAAGCGCTGCTGCGCTGGAATCACCCGGAACGCGGCATGATCCGCCCGGACCAGTTCATCAGCGTCGCCGAGGAAACCGGCCTGATCATTCCGATCGGCAAATGGATCGCCCGCCAGGCCTGCCGCATGAGCAAAGCGCTGACCGCCGCCGGCATGGGCAAACTGCAAGTGGCGATCAACCTGTCGCCCAAGCAGTTCTCCGACCCGGATCTGGTGGCCTCGATCGCCAACATCCTCAAGGAAGAAGCCCTGCCGGCCAATCTGCTGGAGCTGGAACTGACCGAAGGCCTGCTGCTGGAGGCCACCGAAGACACTCACCTGCAGCTCGATCAGCTCAAGCGCCTGGGCCTGACCCTGGCGATGGATGACTTCGGCACCGGCTACTCGTCGCTCAGCTACCTGAAAAAATTCCCGATCGACATCATCAAGATCGATCGCAGCTTCATCCATGAAATCCCGGACAACCAGGACGACATGGAAATCACCTCCGCCGTGATCGCCATGGCCCACAACCTGAAGCTCAAGGTCGTGGCCGAAGGCATCGAGACCGCCGAGCAACTGGCGTTCCTGCGTCGCCACCGCTGCGACGTCGGCCAGGGCTATCTGTTCGACCGGCCGATTCCGGGCGGCGAGCTGATCCAGGCACTCAAGCGCTACCCGCGCGGCCCGCTCTGCCTCTAA
- a CDS encoding alkaline phosphatase D family protein, whose translation MLKPTVGPIVGHTTTHQARIFIRGGLQHNTAVFAGIRYRPLDSKQWQTGRFVKLDSTRDMTEVLVLDHLQADTEYEYQTGWFSPMSPVHTVHSVAELPLQWPRETYRLRTRSHQPLQPRAYILGSCRYLRMTSGIPVLPHLGDRIFASISQLIEGAQPAVSAIMMCGDQIYADDLNLLAPDRDYDEIIAKYRAAFSLPNIRRLMSETSTYMILDDHEIEDNWPMNANKSDETLYRNAMAAYDIYQASHSPICSTTTNGTIDRTSLTHYWYQFSDGDIEWFVTDSRTRRNLSNDNRRILDEEQEQALCKWLVDSPARVKFVVTSVMFYPDRKLNGNDAWAGFPEQRLRLLETIRKHRLKNVVFISGDVHGSLTSRLSHSEDPDFEVHTVVSSPLSNSKLLPYATAATFRLDSPLAQTESGEYRHALTSQVISQDNFAHMVVEAGRIQVNYHDRDGKPLQSIDIPLR comes from the coding sequence ATGCTGAAACCTACTGTCGGCCCGATCGTTGGCCACACAACAACTCATCAGGCGCGAATCTTTATTCGCGGCGGACTGCAACATAACACGGCCGTATTTGCCGGCATTCGTTACCGGCCATTGGATTCCAAACAATGGCAAACGGGCCGGTTTGTAAAGCTTGATTCAACTCGCGACATGACTGAGGTGCTGGTACTCGATCATTTGCAAGCCGACACCGAATATGAATACCAGACCGGCTGGTTCAGCCCGATGAGCCCCGTCCACACCGTCCACAGCGTGGCGGAGCTGCCGCTGCAATGGCCACGAGAAACGTATCGCCTGCGCACCCGCAGCCATCAGCCGTTACAGCCGCGTGCCTACATCCTTGGTTCCTGTCGCTACCTGCGCATGACCTCCGGCATCCCTGTCCTCCCGCATCTGGGCGACCGGATCTTCGCGTCCATCAGCCAATTGATCGAGGGAGCACAACCGGCAGTCAGCGCAATCATGATGTGTGGCGATCAGATCTACGCCGATGATTTGAACCTGCTCGCTCCTGACCGCGACTATGACGAGATCATTGCAAAGTATCGTGCGGCGTTTTCCCTGCCCAATATTCGACGACTGATGTCGGAGACTTCGACTTACATGATTCTTGATGATCATGAAATAGAAGATAACTGGCCCATGAACGCCAACAAGTCCGATGAAACTCTCTATCGCAATGCAATGGCGGCTTACGATATTTATCAAGCCAGCCATAGCCCGATCTGTTCAACAACAACTAACGGCACTATCGATCGAACCTCTCTGACGCACTACTGGTATCAATTCAGTGACGGCGATATCGAATGGTTTGTAACGGACAGCCGAACTCGCCGCAACTTGTCGAACGACAACCGCCGCATCCTCGATGAAGAACAGGAACAGGCCTTGTGCAAGTGGCTGGTCGACAGCCCGGCGCGGGTCAAGTTCGTGGTCACCAGCGTCATGTTCTACCCCGACCGCAAACTGAACGGCAACGATGCCTGGGCGGGCTTCCCCGAACAGCGCCTGCGCCTGCTGGAGACCATCCGCAAGCATCGGCTCAAAAACGTTGTGTTCATTTCCGGCGATGTGCATGGTTCGCTGACCAGTCGCCTGAGCCACAGCGAAGACCCGGACTTTGAAGTACACACCGTCGTTTCCTCGCCGCTGAGCAACAGCAAACTGCTGCCCTACGCCACCGCCGCGACCTTCAGGCTCGACTCGCCACTGGCACAGACCGAGTCAGGCGAATACCGGCACGCGCTGACCAGTCAGGTCATCAGCCAGGACAACTTCGCGCACATGGTGGTCGAGGCCGGGCGGATCCAGGTCAACTACCACGACCGCGATGGCAAGCCTCTGCAATCGATCGATATTCCGTTGCGGTGA